Proteins from a genomic interval of Zingiber officinale cultivar Zhangliang chromosome 2A, Zo_v1.1, whole genome shotgun sequence:
- the LOC122042382 gene encoding uncharacterized membrane protein YuiD-like → MRGMMDGGRSAASSASTWSSPSSSSSYPSVFRNCPLIAAIVAFVIAQTIKFLVTWYKERRWDTKQLIGSGGMPSSHSATVTALAVAIGIQDGLNSPTFATATILASVVMYDAFGVRLHTGKQAEVLNQIVYELPDEHPLADTRPLRELLGHTPLQVTAGAIVGCAVAGIAQFINKLLMELH, encoded by the exons ATGAGAGGTATGATGGACGGTGGTCGCTCCGCGGCCTCCTCGGCTTCAACTTGGTCGTCGCCATCATCTTCGAGCAGCTACCCATCCGTCTTCCGTAACTGTCCCTTGATCGCGGCCATCGTCGCCTTTGTCATCGCCCAGACCATCAAGTTCTTGGTCACCTG GTACAAGGAAAGACGATGGGACACCAAACAACTAATTGGATCTGGTGGAATGCCATCATCGCATTCAGCCACAGTGACAGCATTAGCAGTGGCTATTGGAATTCAAGATGGCTTGAATAGTCCTACATTCGCTACAGCAACAATATTAGCATCTGTG GTAATGTATGATGCTTTTGGAGTTCGACTGCATACTGGAAAACAGGCAGAG GTGTTGAATCAAATTGTGTATGAGCTTCCAGACGAACACCCTCTAGCTGACACTAGGCCACTGCGTGAACTTCTAGGCCATACTCCTCTACAG GTAACTGCTGGTGCTATAGTGGGGTGCGCCGTAGCTGGTATAGCTCAATTTATAAACAAATTGCTAATGGAGCTACATTGA
- the LOC122044011 gene encoding transcription factor bHLH137-like, with amino-acid sequence MAFSRQLPNTNTAEICFRQHDWEKTMGTTNDCSISHFFEENPTISMSTSIGREQKESHVDTMRERASYTDKTNLLITKSQEQGKERTNKKSRKRSNEAKPPTAEGFVSVRARRGQATDRHSLAERVRRERISERMKLLQSLIPGCDQVIGKALVLDAIINYVKYLQNQVEFLSMTLASVDTMFGHCGMDFDDTMNQIEFNVEEELAMESEEHGANNYLMIDPFSQKGQGPTSLSQDGSIPWVRSLILEQEQRIVNHIDLTNMYCYFQY; translated from the exons ATGGCCTTCTCTCGGCAGCTTCCAAACACCAATACTGCTGAAATATGCTTCCGTCAACACGATTGGGAAAAGACCATGGGCACTACCAATGACTGCTCCATCAGCCACTTCTTCGAAGAGAACCCAACTATCAGCATGAGTACCTCTATCGGTCGAGAACAAAAAGAATCTCATGTCGATACGATGCGAGAAAGAGCAAGTTATACTGATAAAACTAACTTGTTGATCACTAAATCCCAG GAACAAGGAAAGGAGAGAACGAATAAGAAATCAAGGAAGCGAAGCAATGAAGCCAAGCCTCCGACTGCAGAAGGATTTGTCAGTGTGAGAGCAAGGAGAGGCCAAGCAACAGATAGACACAGCCTTGCAGAAAGA GTTAGAAGGGAAAGGATCAGTGAGCGGATGAAGTTGCTGCAAAGTCTCATTCCTGGATGTGACCAG GTCATTGGGAAAGCACTTGTCCTCGATGCGATTATCAACTATGTAAAATATCTGCAAAACCAAGTCGAG TTTCTCTCCATGACGCTTGCTTCAGTGGACACCATGTTCGGTCACTGTGGCATGGACTTTGATGACACCATGAATCAAATAGAG TTCAATGTTGAGGAAGAATTAGCAATGGAAAGTGAAGAGCACGGAGCCAATAATTACCTGATGATAGACCCTTTCTCGCAGAAGGGCCAAGGCCCCACATCCTTGTCTCAG GATGGCAGCATACCTTGGGTGAGAAGTTTGATATTGGAGCAAGAGCAAAGAATTGTCAATCACATAGACCTCACCAACATGTACTGTTACTTTCAGTACTAG